One window from the genome of Rufibacter tibetensis encodes:
- a CDS encoding DUF2238 domain-containing protein, whose amino-acid sequence MTFTFATDKEHTHFRQSPLLIAYVVIFGLFWTYTGFTSSDPKNWWLENTLTFTAIIFLVAFYKHFRFSDFSYTCIFLYLMLHVYGSQHNYALNPFGFWVQEQLDLERNHYDRLVHFGFGFFLAYPMHEVFKRVTPMRPFFTYALPVELTVSMGAFYELMEWAVADIFFPARGMAFLGTQGDIWDAQKDIAVALLGALITMSAVGFTRRKEKRL is encoded by the coding sequence ATGACCTTCACCTTCGCAACAGATAAAGAGCATACTCACTTTCGTCAAAGTCCGCTGCTAATTGCCTATGTTGTCATTTTTGGGTTGTTCTGGACTTACACCGGCTTTACTTCCTCAGATCCCAAAAACTGGTGGCTGGAGAACACGCTCACTTTTACGGCCATCATCTTTCTGGTAGCCTTTTACAAGCACTTCCGGTTTTCAGATTTCAGTTACACCTGCATCTTCCTGTACTTGATGCTGCACGTGTACGGAAGCCAGCATAACTACGCACTGAACCCTTTTGGCTTCTGGGTGCAAGAGCAGTTGGATTTAGAGCGCAACCACTATGACCGGCTGGTACATTTTGGGTTTGGGTTCTTTTTAGCGTATCCTATGCACGAGGTCTTTAAGCGAGTAACCCCAATGCGTCCTTTTTTCACGTATGCCTTACCAGTTGAATTAACGGTAAGCATGGGAGCCTTTTATGAATTAATGGAGTGGGCCGTGGCCGATATATTTTTCCCGGCCCGCGGAATGGCTTTTTTAGGTACACAGGGCGACATCTGGGATGCGCAGAAAGACATTGCCGTTGCTTTACTAGGTGCTCTCATCACCATGTCAGCCGTAGGTTTCACTCGCCGGAAAGAAAAACGCCTCTGA
- a CDS encoding endonuclease III domain-containing protein, with protein sequence MAEAHQQLTPAEKIWQVHIRLNEVFGHLSGYPRRDPMRELISTMLSHRTTHANEEKAYFQMLEKFPTWEAVMDAPVEELTQALTPAEFPGAKAVNIQKALRLIQAERSDFSLDFLNDLDVPEAMAWLMSLPGVGLKTATLVLLFNFHKPVFPVDTHVHRISQRVGLIGVKVTHDKAHQILLDMLPKDALVLYNLHRHMLKHGQKICTWNSPKCEVCVLQNICNYYADVRLKGIDK encoded by the coding sequence ATGGCTGAAGCACATCAGCAACTTACTCCCGCAGAAAAGATATGGCAGGTTCATATACGATTGAATGAAGTTTTCGGCCATCTTTCCGGTTATCCGCGCCGCGACCCCATGCGCGAACTTATTTCCACCATGCTGTCGCACCGGACTACGCATGCCAATGAGGAGAAGGCTTACTTTCAGATGCTGGAAAAATTTCCTACCTGGGAAGCTGTCATGGATGCCCCGGTAGAAGAACTCACCCAGGCGTTAACCCCAGCGGAGTTCCCGGGCGCCAAAGCTGTTAATATTCAGAAGGCGCTTCGCCTGATACAGGCAGAGCGGTCAGACTTTTCACTTGATTTCCTGAACGACCTGGACGTGCCCGAGGCCATGGCCTGGCTTATGTCTTTGCCTGGGGTGGGGCTGAAAACCGCTACGTTGGTGCTTTTGTTTAATTTCCACAAGCCGGTGTTTCCGGTAGACACGCACGTGCACCGCATCAGCCAGCGGGTAGGCCTCATTGGCGTCAAGGTCACGCATGACAAAGCGCACCAGATTTTACTGGACATGTTGCCCAAAGATGCCCTAGTGCTCTATAACCTGCACCGCCACATGCTCAAACACGGACAGAAAATCTGCACCTGGAATTCCCCCAAGTGCGAGGTGTGTGTGCTTCAGAACATTTGTAATTATTACGCCGATGTTCGGTTGAAAGGAATAGACAAGTAA
- a CDS encoding MBL fold metallo-hydrolase: MKFKFLGTGGAFDIDYGNSAALVEFKDQTILLDCGFTVYPTLRKHQLTRGITYILLTHLHNDHTGSLANILLHCYYFNTHCRPTILYPDDDFRDELYEFLRFQLQKPEQYVDFAPLSEVPGIIALDTFGLHAEKLQSYAFIFEEEDGDRVVYSGDLGQPDALFAYLRGMPPKATTIYHDITFSEENIAHTYYKKLIPLAQDYQIYGYHCDPLKNPTDNPLPLVFNQPELMLPARLQEAVN, encoded by the coding sequence ATGAAATTTAAATTCTTAGGGACAGGCGGAGCTTTTGACATAGACTATGGAAACTCCGCAGCACTGGTAGAATTCAAAGACCAGACTATCTTATTAGACTGTGGCTTCACCGTTTACCCCACCCTGCGGAAACATCAGCTTACCCGTGGCATTACCTACATTCTGCTTACGCACCTGCATAATGACCATACTGGCAGCTTAGCCAACATACTGCTACACTGCTATTACTTTAACACCCACTGCCGTCCTACCATCCTGTACCCCGATGATGATTTCCGGGATGAGTTGTATGAATTTCTGCGGTTCCAGCTTCAAAAGCCGGAACAGTATGTAGACTTTGCGCCCCTTTCTGAGGTGCCCGGCATCATCGCCCTTGACACTTTTGGCCTGCACGCCGAAAAACTACAATCCTACGCTTTCATTTTTGAGGAAGAAGACGGAGACCGGGTGGTCTACTCTGGTGATCTTGGCCAGCCAGATGCGCTTTTCGCCTATTTACGCGGAATGCCTCCCAAAGCCACCACCATTTACCACGATATCACCTTTTCTGAGGAAAACATTGCCCATACCTATTATAAAAAGCTGATTCCATTGGCGCAGGATTACCAAATTTACGGCTACCACTGTGACCCCTTAAAGAACCCTACTGACAACCCGTTGCCCTTGGTGTTCAATCAGCCGGAACTCATGTTACCAGCCAGGTTGCAGGAAGCTGTGAACTAA
- a CDS encoding radical SAM protein, which yields MRLIHHPVLANYYVTYRCNAKCSFCDIWEKPSPYIQLEDVKQNLADLRKLGVNVVDFTGGEPLLHRQIDQFLEEAQKLGFITTLTTNGLLYPKWAERLKGKVDMLHFSLDSADKNEHDTGRGVACFDFVLESIKVAKSLSERPDILFTVFKHNLHQIERVYQEICLPNNLMLLLNPAFEYNQVETGEQLSEAELGYLVKFSKQKWVYLNEAFVKLRKDGGNHIDKPVCKAASTTLVISPENELVLPCYHLGAQKFPISGNLLALYKSEEVKKLIALEGRLPACEGCTINCYMQPSFAVEMNSYWWKALPSTLKYNLRKGTWKRMLS from the coding sequence ATGCGCTTAATCCATCATCCAGTTCTGGCCAATTACTACGTGACGTACCGCTGCAATGCCAAATGCTCCTTCTGCGACATTTGGGAGAAGCCGTCTCCGTACATCCAGCTGGAGGATGTGAAACAAAACCTGGCCGATCTGCGCAAGCTAGGCGTGAACGTAGTGGACTTTACCGGTGGCGAACCCTTGCTGCACCGGCAAATTGACCAGTTCCTGGAGGAGGCTCAAAAATTAGGCTTTATCACCACTCTCACCACCAATGGGCTGTTGTACCCTAAATGGGCTGAGCGCCTCAAAGGCAAGGTAGACATGCTGCACTTCTCGCTGGATTCCGCGGATAAAAACGAGCACGACACCGGCAGGGGAGTGGCCTGTTTTGATTTCGTGCTGGAATCCATAAAAGTGGCCAAAAGCCTAAGCGAACGGCCTGATATTCTGTTTACGGTTTTCAAGCACAACCTACACCAGATAGAGCGGGTGTACCAGGAGATCTGCCTGCCTAACAACCTGATGCTGTTGTTGAACCCGGCGTTTGAATACAACCAAGTTGAAACCGGAGAGCAGCTTTCTGAGGCGGAGCTGGGTTACCTGGTCAAGTTCAGTAAGCAGAAATGGGTGTACTTGAACGAGGCTTTTGTAAAGCTTCGGAAAGACGGCGGCAACCACATTGACAAGCCTGTCTGTAAAGCGGCCAGCACTACCCTGGTCATCTCGCCTGAAAATGAGTTGGTGCTACCTTGTTACCATTTGGGTGCCCAGAAATTTCCCATCTCTGGCAACCTCCTGGCACTTTACAAATCAGAAGAGGTTAAGAAACTGATAGCGTTGGAAGGCCGATTACCTGCCTGCGAGGGCTGCACCATCAACTGCTACATGCAACCCAGTTTCGCCGTAGAAATGAACAGCTACTGGTGGAAAGCCTTGCCCAGTACCTTGAAATATAACCTTAGAAAAGGTACCTGGAAGCGCATGCTTTCCTGA
- a CDS encoding Coenzyme F420 hydrogenase/dehydrogenase, beta subunit C-terminal domain, with amino-acid sequence MKELVSPRDIVTSGLCIGCGSCVAQANRPDTRMDFDGYGQLKPKGDPQWFKTKSESFSRTCPFSPKAKNEDYLAANLYPTAPVVDAALGRFQTAYVGHVAEEDFRMQGSSGGMVTWVATELMRQGLIDGVAHVIATEDPQEDGRFFKYRIARTEAEIREGAKSRYYPIELSEVLSLVKEVPGRYAVVGIPCFIKAVQLLREEDPIIRERIQYTLGLFCGHMKSARFVESFAWQLNVPVDQVDKVDYRQKDPSRPANWYTAKLTLKDGQIVNRDWWHLADGDWGAGFYMNSACNYCDDVVAETSDISFGDAWVEPYSSDGRGTNVVVVRSPLVDKLVANAIQEGRLQLETVDAKFIEQTQAAGFRQRREGLAYRLTWSRSGVTPCKRVTPDDKTPTRQRKLIYRMRYHISAGSHKMAKLAHQLNAPKLYINWARIALASYHGFAYHQGNFTEIKNRYKQLKGQ; translated from the coding sequence ATGAAGGAATTGGTAAGCCCCCGTGATATTGTTACATCTGGTTTGTGCATTGGCTGCGGCAGTTGCGTGGCCCAGGCCAATCGGCCAGACACCCGCATGGACTTTGACGGGTATGGACAGCTGAAGCCGAAGGGAGACCCGCAGTGGTTTAAAACCAAATCGGAAAGCTTTTCCAGAACCTGCCCGTTCTCGCCCAAAGCCAAGAATGAAGACTATTTAGCCGCGAACCTCTACCCTACTGCCCCGGTGGTGGATGCTGCGCTGGGAAGGTTCCAAACCGCTTACGTAGGCCACGTAGCCGAAGAAGACTTCCGGATGCAGGGCAGCTCCGGCGGCATGGTTACCTGGGTAGCCACCGAGCTGATGCGCCAAGGGTTGATTGACGGCGTGGCCCACGTCATTGCCACGGAAGACCCGCAGGAAGACGGCCGTTTTTTCAAGTACCGCATCGCGCGTACCGAGGCCGAGATCCGCGAGGGAGCTAAGTCGCGGTACTACCCTATTGAGCTGTCAGAGGTGCTCTCATTGGTGAAAGAGGTACCCGGCCGCTATGCCGTGGTGGGGATTCCGTGCTTTATCAAGGCCGTGCAGTTGCTGCGCGAAGAAGACCCCATCATCCGGGAACGCATTCAGTACACCCTCGGGCTTTTCTGCGGACACATGAAGAGCGCCCGCTTTGTGGAAAGCTTTGCCTGGCAGCTGAACGTGCCGGTAGACCAGGTAGATAAGGTAGATTACCGCCAGAAAGACCCTAGCCGCCCAGCCAACTGGTACACCGCCAAACTTACCCTAAAAGACGGCCAAATTGTGAACCGTGACTGGTGGCACCTCGCGGACGGTGATTGGGGCGCCGGTTTCTACATGAACTCGGCCTGCAACTACTGCGATGACGTAGTGGCGGAGACGTCAGATATCTCCTTCGGCGATGCCTGGGTAGAGCCGTATTCCTCTGATGGGCGCGGCACCAATGTGGTGGTGGTCCGTTCGCCTTTGGTAGACAAACTGGTGGCCAATGCCATCCAGGAAGGTAGGCTGCAATTAGAGACCGTAGATGCCAAATTTATAGAGCAAACGCAGGCCGCCGGTTTTCGCCAACGCCGCGAAGGGTTGGCCTACCGCCTGACCTGGAGCCGTAGCGGCGTCACACCCTGCAAACGCGTTACCCCTGATGACAAAACCCCTACCCGCCAGCGCAAACTCATCTACCGGATGCGTTATCATATCTCGGCGGGCAGCCACAAGATGGCTAAACTAGCGCACCAATTAAATGCGCCCAAACTGTACATCAACTGGGCCCGCATTGCGCTCGCCTCTTACCATGGATTTGCCTACCATCAAGGCAATTTTACTGAGATCAAGAATCGGTATAAACAGCTAAAAGGCCAATAA
- a CDS encoding glycosyltransferase family 9 protein produces the protein MSQETQEETDVWMLNMRRGTFEGAWKHSDAVLKERAGKPCWHLPRHFQYVWDGSSLQGKRVLVRCYHGLGDTIQFIRFAPLIKAIAKEVIVWAQAPLIPLLETIPTIDRLLPLHDGTPEVEYDVDVEVMELTHIFRTTVNTIPSQIPYLKVEPLPLPGEEGKLNVGLVWKPGDWNPHRSIPFHFLAPLAEVQDINLYILQENAPNASWQEGFGIHPGQFSLYDYARVIKGLDLLISVDSMPVHLAGALNVPVWTLLHYHADWRWMDDREDSPWYPTARLFRQEVADDWAGVITRVVGELEKLQDKAQSTPLSS, from the coding sequence ATGAGTCAGGAAACTCAGGAAGAAACTGATGTTTGGATGCTGAACATGCGCCGGGGAACATTTGAAGGCGCTTGGAAACACAGCGATGCCGTCTTAAAAGAACGCGCCGGCAAGCCCTGCTGGCACTTACCAAGGCATTTCCAATACGTGTGGGACGGCTCTTCGCTGCAAGGCAAACGGGTGCTGGTGCGCTGCTACCATGGCTTGGGGGACACCATCCAGTTTATCCGGTTCGCACCGTTGATTAAGGCTATTGCCAAGGAGGTTATTGTGTGGGCACAAGCTCCCTTGATTCCGCTTCTGGAGACCATCCCCACCATAGACCGGCTCCTGCCCCTGCATGACGGCACCCCAGAGGTGGAGTACGACGTGGACGTGGAAGTTATGGAACTAACCCACATTTTCCGAACCACGGTAAACACAATTCCGTCCCAGATTCCCTATCTAAAGGTAGAACCCCTGCCGCTTCCCGGAGAAGAAGGAAAGCTGAACGTGGGCCTGGTCTGGAAACCCGGTGACTGGAATCCACACCGGTCTATTCCGTTTCACTTTCTGGCTCCTTTAGCCGAGGTACAAGACATCAATCTTTACATTCTGCAAGAAAATGCCCCTAATGCCAGTTGGCAGGAAGGGTTCGGGATTCACCCCGGCCAGTTCAGTTTGTACGACTATGCCCGCGTCATCAAAGGCTTGGATCTGTTGATTTCTGTGGATTCAATGCCCGTGCACCTGGCCGGAGCCTTGAACGTTCCCGTCTGGACCCTCCTGCACTACCACGCCGACTGGCGCTGGATGGATGACCGCGAAGACAGTCCCTGGTACCCTACCGCACGCCTATTCCGTCAGGAAGTAGCCGATGATTGGGCAGGTGTGATCACACGAGTAGTGGGTGAGTTGGAGAAGCTACAGGACAAGGCACAATCCACTCCTTTATCATCTTGA
- a CDS encoding histidine phosphatase family protein: MTKLLLIRHATTNSVGKRLSGRTPGVLLNEEGEAQARQLAQRLSHLPISAIYSSPLERTRQTADFLAQAQGLQTSIDEAFLELNFGDWTNLVFEELSGNAEFQRFNTFRSFTRIPGGEMMLEAQARFMAGLQKLCAKHPHETVAVVSHSDLIKAAVAYYAGIPLDMFQRLEISPASVSIIEVYEETARILLINDTGELQP; this comes from the coding sequence ATGACCAAACTTTTACTGATCCGTCACGCTACTACCAACTCGGTGGGCAAGCGTCTTTCTGGCCGTACGCCGGGTGTCCTTTTAAACGAAGAAGGAGAAGCTCAGGCCCGGCAATTGGCCCAGCGGCTTTCCCATCTGCCTATCTCCGCTATATACAGTAGCCCACTGGAGCGAACCAGGCAAACCGCCGACTTTCTGGCTCAGGCGCAAGGGCTCCAGACCAGCATAGACGAGGCTTTTCTAGAGTTAAACTTTGGCGACTGGACGAATCTTGTCTTCGAAGAGTTGTCCGGCAACGCAGAATTCCAACGCTTTAACACCTTCAGAAGCTTCACCCGCATCCCGGGTGGTGAGATGATGCTGGAGGCGCAGGCCCGTTTTATGGCCGGTTTACAGAAACTGTGCGCCAAACATCCGCACGAAACCGTGGCCGTGGTGAGCCACTCAGATTTGATTAAAGCGGCCGTGGCTTATTACGCCGGCATTCCGCTGGATATGTTTCAGCGCCTGGAGATCAGTCCGGCCAGCGTGAGCATAATTGAAGTATACGAAGAAACGGCTCGGATTCTTCTAATAAATGACACTGGCGAATTACAACCTTAG
- a CDS encoding alpha/beta hydrolase: MIVSILKATVLLYAGVCALLYFIQESLIFFPEKLGKNFRFTFDQPFEEIGVETKDNVLLSAVLFKAANPKGVVFYLHGNAGSIHSWSDVAPIYTALEYDVFMLDYRGYGKSEGKIRGEKQFYQDMQAAYDLLKTRYNENDIVVLGYSIGSGPAAKIASTNKPRLLILQAPYYNLKDLMRHYFPVIPTFVLKYPFETNKFIQQCTMPVVIFHGEEDEIIYYGSSLKLKKLMKPEDTLITLKGQTHNGMSSNPAYLTELKRILQR, from the coding sequence ATGATAGTTTCTATTTTAAAAGCAACAGTATTATTGTATGCAGGGGTTTGCGCCCTTTTGTATTTCATTCAGGAGAGCCTCATCTTCTTTCCTGAAAAACTAGGTAAAAATTTCAGGTTTACGTTTGACCAGCCTTTTGAAGAAATAGGCGTGGAAACAAAAGACAACGTGCTGCTCAGCGCCGTCTTGTTTAAAGCCGCCAATCCCAAAGGAGTAGTTTTCTACCTGCACGGTAATGCAGGTTCTATCCACTCCTGGAGCGACGTGGCCCCCATCTATACCGCCCTGGAGTATGACGTTTTCATGCTTGATTACAGAGGATACGGCAAAAGCGAAGGCAAAATCAGAGGCGAGAAACAGTTCTACCAGGACATGCAAGCTGCGTACGATCTCCTGAAAACCCGCTATAATGAGAATGACATTGTGGTGCTAGGCTACTCCATCGGGTCCGGACCTGCCGCCAAAATTGCTTCAACAAACAAACCCAGGTTGTTGATCCTGCAGGCGCCTTACTACAACCTCAAAGACCTCATGCGGCATTACTTTCCCGTGATCCCAACGTTTGTGTTGAAGTACCCCTTTGAAACAAACAAGTTCATTCAACAATGCACCATGCCGGTGGTAATCTTCCATGGCGAGGAAGATGAAATCATCTATTACGGTTCATCGCTGAAGTTGAAAAAGCTCATGAAGCCCGAAGACACCCTCATCACCCTGAAGGGGCAGACCCACAATGGTATGAGCAGCAATCCGGCCTATCTAACAGAACTGAAGAGAATCCTCCAGCGGTGA
- a CDS encoding polysaccharide pyruvyl transferase family protein yields MENTRNKPVLKIGVLTFHRCINYGSYWQARCLAEGLQARGHEAVILDHDSRRVNLVEWKCAFQPVLPTPVPASDRPLYRTKIRKFFDVFDTLPLSPRFELDNPEEMEEYDVVVVGSDEVWNMSHPWYGRCPIFYGDGVKAQHLISYAASFGNYDASWGLEQDWAEKLRNNFDAISVRDANSQTIIQNALGFEPEMVLDPCLQFPITPDERDHEILNRRYVAVYGHNFTESFAREIRQYADSQNLPLISFGYRNDWADEQWITTDPHDFAHFMAKAEAVATNFFHGCVFALRNAKPFVCESSPYRRHKLQGLMAKIGGEKHLLPEGTPSTIYKTLLSETLNPGILQKIDQLRQTSNAYLDRALVLTQVQAV; encoded by the coding sequence TTGGAGAATACGAGAAACAAACCTGTTTTAAAGATTGGAGTCTTAACCTTTCACCGCTGTATCAATTATGGAAGCTACTGGCAGGCGCGCTGTCTGGCCGAGGGTTTACAAGCGCGCGGCCATGAGGCCGTGATCCTGGACCACGACTCACGCCGGGTGAACCTGGTAGAATGGAAATGCGCGTTTCAGCCGGTATTGCCAACGCCGGTTCCAGCCTCAGACCGTCCGCTGTACCGCACGAAAATCCGGAAGTTTTTTGACGTGTTTGACACCTTGCCGCTTTCGCCCCGTTTTGAGCTGGACAACCCAGAAGAGATGGAGGAATACGATGTGGTAGTGGTGGGCAGCGATGAAGTCTGGAACATGTCGCACCCGTGGTACGGCCGTTGCCCCATTTTTTACGGCGATGGCGTGAAAGCGCAACACCTCATTTCGTACGCAGCCAGTTTCGGAAATTATGACGCCTCCTGGGGTCTGGAGCAAGACTGGGCCGAGAAACTTCGGAACAACTTTGACGCTATCTCGGTACGCGATGCTAACTCACAGACCATTATCCAGAACGCCCTCGGGTTTGAGCCCGAAATGGTGCTGGACCCCTGTCTGCAGTTCCCCATCACGCCTGATGAAAGAGACCATGAAATCCTGAATAGACGGTACGTAGCCGTATACGGCCATAACTTCACTGAGTCTTTCGCCCGCGAAATCCGGCAGTACGCTGACAGCCAGAACCTGCCGCTCATCAGCTTCGGATACCGCAACGACTGGGCCGACGAGCAATGGATCACCACCGATCCGCATGATTTTGCGCATTTCATGGCTAAAGCCGAGGCGGTGGCTACCAACTTCTTCCACGGTTGCGTGTTTGCCTTACGCAACGCCAAGCCGTTTGTGTGTGAGTCCTCGCCGTACCGGAGGCATAAACTGCAAGGCCTAATGGCCAAGATTGGCGGCGAGAAACATTTGCTTCCGGAAGGCACGCCTTCCACAATTTACAAAACCCTGTTAAGCGAAACATTGAACCCGGGTATCCTGCAGAAGATTGACCAGTTGCGCCAAACTTCCAACGCGTACCTTGACCGGGCCCTGGTGTTAACTCAAGTGCAAGCAGTATGA
- a CDS encoding gamma carbonic anhydrase family protein — translation MPVILPVKGVHPTIGNNCFIAPNATIAGDVVLGDQCTVWFNAVVRGDVNLIRIGNKTNIQDGAVIHCTYLKTATIIGSNVSIGHNAIVHGCTIEDNVLIGMGAIVMDNAVVQEHCIIAAGAVVLEKTLCERGFIYAGVPAKKVKALTPEQISGMAQTADNYVLYASWFQEGTGEGS, via the coding sequence ATGCCTGTCATTCTGCCCGTTAAAGGAGTTCACCCTACCATTGGAAATAACTGTTTCATTGCCCCCAACGCCACCATTGCCGGAGATGTGGTGCTGGGCGACCAGTGCACCGTTTGGTTTAACGCCGTAGTGCGCGGCGATGTAAACCTGATCCGCATTGGCAACAAGACCAACATTCAGGACGGGGCTGTCATTCACTGCACCTATTTAAAAACCGCTACCATCATTGGCAGCAACGTGAGCATTGGGCATAACGCCATTGTGCACGGCTGCACCATTGAAGACAATGTACTCATTGGCATGGGTGCCATTGTCATGGACAACGCCGTGGTACAGGAACATTGCATCATTGCCGCCGGGGCAGTAGTTCTGGAGAAAACTCTGTGCGAGCGTGGCTTCATCTACGCCGGAGTACCCGCCAAAAAAGTAAAAGCCCTTACGCCAGAGCAAATCTCAGGCATGGCCCAAACCGCCGATAACTATGTGCTGTACGCCAGCTGGTTTCAGGAAGGAACGGGTGAGGGTTCCTGA
- a CDS encoding carbon-nitrogen hydrolase family protein, translating into MKICVAQTRPVTGDIQRNIEAHKKLIDLAVLMKANTIIFPELSLTGYEPTLAKTLATHPEDSRFKDFQKTSDAHQLTIGVGVPIKHKAGTCISMVLFQPNQERKTYSKKYLHADEEPYFIPGQNVSDFLGDHHGIALAICYELSVPAHAENAFAKGANVYLASVAKFENGIDKATQRLSHIAQTYGMTVSMANSVGPADG; encoded by the coding sequence ATGAAAATTTGTGTAGCTCAGACAAGACCTGTCACCGGAGATATCCAGCGGAACATTGAGGCGCACAAAAAGCTCATTGATCTGGCGGTCTTAATGAAAGCAAACACCATCATTTTCCCGGAGCTTTCTTTAACCGGTTATGAACCAACCTTAGCGAAAACCTTAGCCACACACCCAGAGGATAGCAGGTTTAAGGACTTCCAAAAAACTAGTGATGCCCATCAGCTCACCATTGGTGTAGGTGTACCTATCAAACATAAGGCGGGCACCTGCATCAGTATGGTGCTGTTCCAGCCAAACCAAGAGCGGAAAACGTACTCAAAGAAGTACCTCCATGCAGACGAAGAACCGTACTTTATCCCGGGGCAAAACGTCTCAGATTTCCTTGGAGACCATCACGGCATTGCATTGGCTATTTGCTACGAACTTTCGGTTCCGGCGCATGCAGAGAATGCCTTCGCGAAAGGAGCCAACGTTTACCTGGCCAGTGTGGCTAAATTTGAAAACGGAATTGATAAAGCCACCCAACGCTTGTCACACATTGCCCAAACTTATGGCATGACCGTGTCCATGGCTAATTCAGTAGGCCCTGCCGATGGCTAG